The genomic region CAAAAGAGAAGCTTTCGCACTACTCGAAGGGCACAACTGACATCGAGTACAAGTTTGGGTTTACTGGCGGCGATTGGGGTGAGCTTGAGGGCATCGCGAACCGCACCGATTTTGACCTGACGACGCACTCGAAGGCTTCAGGCAAAGACCTGAGCTTCTTCGACCAGGCGGCGAACGAGCGGTACACGCCCTACGTCATCGAGCCCGCGGCCGGCCTGACCCGCTCGCTGATGGCGTTCCTCGTTGACGCGTACTACGAAGAAGAGGTGCCAAACTCGAAGGGCGGAGTTGACACCCGCACGGTACTCAAGCTTGACCCTCGCCTCGCTCCCATCAAGGTTGCCGTACTTCCGCTGAGCCGCAACGAGACGCTGTCGCCCCTTGCAAAAGAGGTCACCAACGAGCTGCGTGAGCAGTGGAACGTCGACTTTGACGACGCCGGTGCCATTGGTCGCCGCTACCGTCGCCAAGACGAGATCGGAACGCCATTTTGTGTCACGGTCGACTTCGACTCGCTTGAGGATCGCGCGGTCACGGTGCGCGACCGCGACACGATGCAGCAAGAGCGCGTGCCGCTCGACAAGCTCTACGTGTACCTCGCAGAACGCCTCAAAGGCGCCTAAGCGATGACTCAAACGGTGCCGCCGGTGGATGCTCGCAGTCCAGAACGACTCGAGTACCACCGGCTGTACCGTGGCCAGGCCGAGTTTCGCTGGTGGAAGGGGCTCGTAGCTGCCGTCCTCTCAGCGGTGTTTATCCTGGTCGCGAGCAGCTCGGTCCTGCTCGTTTTTGCAATTGTGGAGCAGCTCACGACTGGGCAGCCACTCCGCGCGGAGTCGGCCGTTGCGCTCGACGCTGCCGACCCGATGGCGCTCCTCCAAAACTTGACGTTGATCGCCATCTGGACGCCGTGCATCCTGCTCGCGCTCTGGGTGTCCGGCATTAAGCCAGTTGGGCGCATCCATTCGGTTTCCTTTGGCCTTCGCTGGCGGTGGATGCTCTCGTGTCTTGTCCCTGCGTTTGGGGCGACCGCGGTCATGATGCTCATTGGCGCGGTCATTATCCCCGCAATTATTGGAGAACCACTGGTTGCTCCGTCAACACCGGCCGTCTTGCTCGCCCAGTCGCTGCTCGTCATCGTGATTGTTGTGCCGCTCCAGGCTGCTGCCGAGGAGTACGTGTTCCGTGGCCTGCTGGCTCAGCTCATTGGCGCATGGATTCCGTGGCGAACGGCCGGCCTTGTGCTCGCGCTTGTCGCCCCAACGCTGGTATTTGCGCTCGCGCATAACTACGACATTTGGGGCTTGCTCGACGTCGCCATTTTTGGCATTACTGCGGCGTGGGTCACCTGGCGCACCGGCGGGCTCGAAGCGGCCATCGTGTTGCACGCCGTCAATAATGTTGTGCTCTTTGCCGTCATGTCGACCGGTGCGAATGGCAGCACCTCTGTTCAGACTGAGACCGGCGGCCCCATTATCCTGATCGGCACCGCCGCGATGATGGTGACCTTTGCCCTGTGGATCGATCGCCTCCGCCGCAACAACGACCTGGCGACCACGGCAGCACCAAGCGCTCCGGCGCAACGCAGAATTTCTGCCTTTGCGGCTCTCGCCGGGGGACTCCCTCTTGGGGATGCCCAGACGGCACGCAACGACTCCGCGGCTGCCACTAGCGACTCCCAGACTGCACGCAACGACTCCACAGCTACCAGCAACGACTCCCAGCCGGCCAGCCTCGACTCGCCTGCCTCGGGACGAGTCGACCCAGTCGATGACCCAACCGAAGCGGGCTCCGGCCGGGGGACTTCTGCCGCGACGTCTGACCTGCCGGCGCATCCGCCAACCGATGACGACCCCAATCGCACAGCGAGGAATTCATGACCGACTCACCAGCACCGCTTCCCTCTGCCTGCGACGTGGTTGTGGTTGGCGCGAGCCTGTCAGGGCTCGTTGCCGCTTTTGAACTTGCTCGCACGGGTCTCAGCGTTCTTGTCCTTGAGGCCGATGGTTTAAACGAGGTCGGCCGGCTGGGTACGCAACCAACCTCAGCGCTTCCTGCCCAGGCGCGCGCTGACCGAATCGCCTCTGTGGTGAGAGATCCTGGCGATGAATTGCGAACGCTGCTTGCCGACCTGGAATCGTCCGACGCGGCGTACTCGTTGAGCCCGTTGCCGATTGCCGTCTCAGACGCTTCCGCAGGGGTCCGCCTTCTCGATTACGACGGCATCCTTGGGATTCCGGTGTCGCCACTTGGCCGCGACGTCGCCAAGCTTGTTGGCACAGGCCCCAGCCTGCGCGGGTATCTTGACCGGCTCAAGCCGGTTCTGACAATCGGCAAGGAGCAGTATCTTGGCCCGCTCGTTCGTAGCCGACTCGGCGCAACGCTGGCGTGTCAGTTGGTTGAGCCCGTCGTGCGCGACCGATACGGTGTTGATGCCGATCAGGTTGAGGTTGCTGTGGCAATACCGGGGCTTAACGAGGCGATGACTCGGACGGGTTCCCTTTCGGGCGCTGTCCTCTCGCTCGTTGAAGAACACCGTCGTCGCGAGGTGCTGCACGGCGTGACGGGCGGGCTCGGCACGCTCGTGAGACTGTTGCAGAATCGACTGGATTTTTTCTCAGCTCCCGTTGCAACCGGTCAACGCGTGACTTCGGTTGTTGAACAGGCCAGCTCGCTGACCGCCCAGCGGCTGTGGTCGGTGAATACCGCAGACGGTCGGTCCGTGACGGCCCGCTCCGTGCTGCTGGCCTGCTCGCCATCCAACGTTGATGTTCAACCAACGGATTTGCACACCTGGCAGAAGGTTGCCGACAGTCGCGACGAAATTATCGCTCTGCGCGAACGGGCAGACGGCGGCTCATATGCAATATCTGTCATACGTTGTGCAACGGCAGATCTTGCCGGAGTGGCCCCGTACACGATCTCTGCACGTCCGGACGGAGGGATTCGGAGGGTCGAGAGGCTTTCGGCCTTCGAGGCTGCGCCAGCCTCCCCCTCAGCTGATGGCACCGAGGCGCTGCGCGTCGTCCGATATATTGGCGCGGATGGCGAGGCCCTGCAGCCGCTCGTTGAGGCTGAACTCTCGGCATTCCTCGGGCTTGAGCGACTCTCCATTCGGGAGACTCTTGTTGACGAACGATCTCCGGTGAACTGGGATACCCCAACTCGAGCGCATCAGGTGCAGGGCGAACCGGATGAGCCAGCATCTGTTGCCCTGTGTTCGTTCGTGCGACTCTGGCCGCAAGAGGGTCAACTCGACCAGGTTCTTGCCCACACAAAGGAGCACACACTTCGACTGCGACGTCATCTGCTTGGCCTCGCATAGTCGTTCTGGAATATACATAGACGTGCTTATGGGGCTACGCTGTGAAGACACGTTAATCGTCAACGAAGAGTGTGAGGAATTGTGGGCATGAAAGGCAAAATTGCTTTTGTTCTCGGAGCGGCCGTTGGTTACGTTCTCGGCGCCCGAGCAGGTCGTAAACGCTACGAGCAGATTCGCTCCGGTGCTGAAAAGCTGTGGAACACCGGGCCAGTTCAGGCCGGGGCAACGCAGGTCAAAGACTTCGTCAACGCCCAGGGTGCTGCGGCCGGCTCGGTCGCGGCAGATACGCTCAAGACCGTGGTGAATGTGCTCATCGAGCGCATGGCCGCGCCGAAGCCAGCCCCGGCAACACATCCCGCTGCGACGGACAAGGCAGCGCCGGCCCCCGCTGAGAAGGCCGATTCGGCGCCAGCGGCGAAAGCTGCCGCTTCGAGTTCAGCGTCCACAACAGCAACCACTGCGGCTGCAAAGAAGGCCCCTGCAAAGAAGGCTCCCGCCAAAAAGGCCGCGCCAAAGAAGACGGCCACGAAGCCTGCCGCAAGCAAGACATCGGCAACCAAATCGGGTTCAGGGTCTTCGAAAACCGGTGGTGCCAAAAAGGCTAGCTCAAGCGACTCCACCGCTCAGGGAAGTGACTCATGAGTTCGCCGAACGAGCAGCCGACCGAGAAAGACTCTCTGTTTACGCTCCTCACTCGCCTCCCAGCACAGCTCATCGCCCTCGGGCGCGCTGAGCTCGACAAGGCGAAGAACGAGATCGTTGGAAAGCTCAAGAAGCTTGGCATCGGCGTAGCCCTTCTGATCGTGGCGATCTTCTTTGTGTTTTTTGCCATCGCGTCCTTTGTTGCGGCGGCAATCGCCGGCATCGCCACGGCTCTTCCGGTCTGGCTCGCAGCACTTATCGTTGCCTTTGGTCTGTTGCTCCTCACCGCAGGATGCGTCTGGCTCGGCATCAATCGCATCAAAAATGGCGTGCCCGTTCCCGACGAGACCCTCGACAGCATTGAGAAAGACTTTCGTTCGATGAGTGAGGCAACACAGAATGGACGCTAACTACCAGACGCCAAACAGCGCGGCGACGCCAGACCTCGGTGCGTCGACCGAGGCCGACATCGAGCGGCTCCGCGAGGAGATTGGAGAAACCCTTCGTGCGCTCGAAGAAAAACTGAATGTTGGTAAGCGCGTCGACGAGGCAACTGATCGCGCCTTCGTGCGCGTTGTTGAGCTCAAGCGCACAAAGCCGATTGCCTTTGTTGCCGGAGTTGCCGGCATCGCGATCATCGCAGGCGTTGTGGTCTGGTCGACTGCGCGAAAGCTGTTCTAAACAGGACTTCAGTACGATGTTGCCGGCCGCCGAACCGCGGGATGAGTAACCGCCAAGCTGTGGACTAAGCTATCTTCAAGCTGTCCGCGAGGCCCATGACATAACGTTTTGGTTCCGCGAGCAGAACGGGACACAATAGAGGAATGACGAGCGAGGGTTGTATGACGCTATTCGTTATCGGCCGTGGGCTGAGCCAACGGATTTCTGAGGCACGTTGCCGATGACCGAGACGAAGGCCCTAAGCGGGTGGCGTGTGTTGGTTCCACGGGGCGGTCCCTGGGGCGATCGTGTGGCGGCTTCGCTGCGCAACAACGGTGCACAGCCTGTCATTGCTCCACTCATTAACTTTGCCCCAACCGACGAGGCAGAGTCTCTGACCGCCGCGCTTGCCCGCCTTGCTGCGGGTGAGTTCGCCTGGATCACCGCCACGAGCGCGACCGTAGTTGATGTGCTCGCTCACCACAACGCTGTGATTCCTCCCGGCACGAAGGTTGCAGCCGTTGGAGAAACGACCGCGGCTGCCTTTGCGGCTGCCGGTTATACGGTTGACATCACCCCACTGCGTGAAAACACCGCATACGGGCTGCTCGAAGAATGGCACGAGATCCGTGAGGGTTCTCCGCTCAAGGTGCTCACGCTGCGATCCAACACCGCTGTTCCCGTCCTGACCAAGGGGCTCCTCGCGCTCGGCCATGATGTCACGCAGGTTGTTGCGTTCCGCACGGTTGGAGTTCCAGTGACCGACCGCATCCGCGAAGATGTTGCCTCTGGCAAGATCAATGCGCTGCTCATCACCTCAGGTTCGGTTGCAGAACAGGTTCGCGAACAGTTTCCGAACCTTCCGGAAGGCACGCTTCTTGCGTGTGTTGGTCCTCAGACAAAAAAGGATGCCGAGGCCCGCGGGCTTCGCATCGATGTTGTTGCTGACGAGCGCACGACTGAATCGCTTGTGAACGCGGTTGCTTCGGTCGCTGACACCGAGGGCGAGCACTAGTCTCTCCTGCGAATCGCTCGCGACGCAGCATCATATGTCGACGTAAGCGGCTCGACAGGGCACACTAGAGGTATGGCGAAATTACGTGTGCACTCCGATCGGGTAGAGATTGAGCTCTCAACCATCGAAAAGGCCCTTTCGTTCCATCGCAAAGACATCGTCATTCGCCGTTCCGATATTACGTCGGCCGTTATTACCGATGAACCGTGGGGCTGGATCAGGGGCGTTCGTTCTCCCGGAAGCCTCACGCCGCACACCTTTGCGTACGGCACGTGGAAATTCTACGGAGGCAAGGATTTCTTGCTCCTGCGCGGGCGTCGCCGCCGTGCCGTTGTGATCGACATCGATGCTGATGCTGACTACTCGCCGGCCGAGGCCGCTGCGGTTGTGGCGACAGACGCCGACGATCAGGCCATTGACGCTGGTGCCGGGGCTCAGGACCGGCCTGAAGAGGCGTCCTCGTTCGATCCGTCGACCGAGAACAGCCCAGATCCTGATGAGCTTGACCATTTCTCGCGCATCATTATTTCAACGGAACACGCTACCAAGCTGGTCACCGCGCTTCGCATCAATGAGCCGGTTGATTTCAGTATCGCGCTGCCCGGCAAGGCGTAGCCTTCTTTGGAATGCCGAGTGGTGTAGGTGCGCGTAAATATTTATAGGTCAAAATTTACGCTTTTCGCTCTTTTGCGTATTGAACTGGCAATGCACTAACGGTTTCGGTAGTCTGAAACGGTTTGAGTTGGACGTGCGCGGCTGTGTTGCCGTGTTGTTTTCGACGTGAGAACCCCAATCAAGGAGACCCCCATTAACTCCCGATCATTTGGCGCGCGGACGCGCCGTACTGTGGCATTGGCAACAGTGCTTGTTCTTGGAGCTGGCGGGCTCTTTCTGAGCACCGCTGCCCATGCCGAAGACGCCCCAGTGGCGGTACCTCTTGAAGGGCAGGCATATGACGATCTTGCTCAGCTGCTCCTTCAGGATCCGGCGATTCAAGCCGTTGGACAGGATGGCAATGGCCAGATCGTTGCGCTTCGTTATGACGCCGTGACACCTTCCGTGGCTGGCCGATCTGCTATTCCAGAGCAGTCCGCTGTTGATGCCAGCGCGATTGCTGCACAGTTTGGTAACGGCATCACGTTTAAAGACCTCGACGCACCCATTGAGTCGACGGCGGCCCATGAAGTGCTTGGTGGCGCCGGATACGCGGCTACGGATGGCGTGAACGTGGGACTGTGTTCCGTTGGTTTTTCCGCTTGGAATAGCAGCGGTGATCCTGCCCTCGTCACTGCTGGTCACTGCACGGGAGATGGGCTTTTTACCGACGCTGTACTCACGCAGCCGGCTGGCGATGATGCGCACGTTCCCGGCGCAAGCATCGGAGACGCCGCTCAGCCGAGCGACATCCTTGGAACCATTGGATTCTCCCAATTCGGTGGGGTCGGAAACACGCCAGGCGCTGCGAACTCGGCCTCGAGTACTGACGTCGCGGTGATTGACAACGTGAACCCTGCTCTCGAATTGTCGCCATCCGTAACCGGCTGGGGAAGCGCGGCAGCAGCTGCCAATGACCTCTCGCAGTCCGTCGCAACCACCATCACTTCAGTTGGCGTTGGCAAGGTTGGCGACCCTGTGAGTCGCTCGGGCCGCACAACTGGCCTCAAGTCTTCGAGAATTACCTGGGAGAAAATGTGGTTCAAGGTCATCGATCCTGATTTCCCCACCGACGAGTCGAAGGCGCGTAACGTTTACGGGTTTGGGTCTGAGGGGCTCATTGCAGACAGTGGTGACTCTGGCGGGGCTGCGTTTAGCGGCACGAAAGCTATTGGTCTCGTGAGCGCGAGCAAGGTAGGCCAGGGCCCCGACGATATTACGTTGGTTGCCGACCTCGGTACGGCGTTGGCCAATACGAGTGGTTACACGCTGCAGCTCGCTGTTGATGCTCCGGCGTTGACTTCGCCTGCTGCTGGTGGGGACGTGCCTCTTGGCTCGGCTATTACTGGAACCGGGCCTGCCTCGACCACCCTTCTCGTTACTCCTGCTGGTGGTGCGGCGTTTGAAGTTGCCATTGGGGTCGACGGCAAGTGGAGCATTCCAACAACAACGCTCGGCGCC from Lysinibacter cavernae harbors:
- a CDS encoding CPBP family glutamic-type intramembrane protease yields the protein MTQTVPPVDARSPERLEYHRLYRGQAEFRWWKGLVAAVLSAVFILVASSSVLLVFAIVEQLTTGQPLRAESAVALDAADPMALLQNLTLIAIWTPCILLALWVSGIKPVGRIHSVSFGLRWRWMLSCLVPAFGATAVMMLIGAVIIPAIIGEPLVAPSTPAVLLAQSLLVIVIVVPLQAAAEEYVFRGLLAQLIGAWIPWRTAGLVLALVAPTLVFALAHNYDIWGLLDVAIFGITAAWVTWRTGGLEAAIVLHAVNNVVLFAVMSTGANGSTSVQTETGGPIILIGTAAMMVTFALWIDRLRRNNDLATTAAPSAPAQRRISAFAALAGGLPLGDAQTARNDSAAATSDSQTARNDSTATSNDSQPASLDSPASGRVDPVDDPTEAGSGRGTSAATSDLPAHPPTDDDPNRTARNS
- a CDS encoding protoporphyrinogen/coproporphyrinogen oxidase; this translates as MTDSPAPLPSACDVVVVGASLSGLVAAFELARTGLSVLVLEADGLNEVGRLGTQPTSALPAQARADRIASVVRDPGDELRTLLADLESSDAAYSLSPLPIAVSDASAGVRLLDYDGILGIPVSPLGRDVAKLVGTGPSLRGYLDRLKPVLTIGKEQYLGPLVRSRLGATLACQLVEPVVRDRYGVDADQVEVAVAIPGLNEAMTRTGSLSGAVLSLVEEHRRREVLHGVTGGLGTLVRLLQNRLDFFSAPVATGQRVTSVVEQASSLTAQRLWSVNTADGRSVTARSVLLACSPSNVDVQPTDLHTWQKVADSRDEIIALRERADGGSYAISVIRCATADLAGVAPYTISARPDGGIRRVERLSAFEAAPASPSADGTEALRVVRYIGADGEALQPLVEAELSAFLGLERLSIRETLVDERSPVNWDTPTRAHQVQGEPDEPASVALCSFVRLWPQEGQLDQVLAHTKEHTLRLRRHLLGLA
- a CDS encoding phage holin family protein is translated as MSSPNEQPTEKDSLFTLLTRLPAQLIALGRAELDKAKNEIVGKLKKLGIGVALLIVAIFFVFFAIASFVAAAIAGIATALPVWLAALIVAFGLLLLTAGCVWLGINRIKNGVPVPDETLDSIEKDFRSMSEATQNGR
- a CDS encoding DUF3618 domain-containing protein; translation: MDANYQTPNSAATPDLGASTEADIERLREEIGETLRALEEKLNVGKRVDEATDRAFVRVVELKRTKPIAFVAGVAGIAIIAGVVVWSTARKLF
- a CDS encoding uroporphyrinogen-III synthase translates to MTETKALSGWRVLVPRGGPWGDRVAASLRNNGAQPVIAPLINFAPTDEAESLTAALARLAAGEFAWITATSATVVDVLAHHNAVIPPGTKVAAVGETTAAAFAAAGYTVDITPLRENTAYGLLEEWHEIREGSPLKVLTLRSNTAVPVLTKGLLALGHDVTQVVAFRTVGVPVTDRIREDVASGKINALLITSGSVAEQVREQFPNLPEGTLLACVGPQTKKDAEARGLRIDVVADERTTESLVNAVASVADTEGEH
- a CDS encoding S1 family peptidase; translated protein: MALATVLVLGAGGLFLSTAAHAEDAPVAVPLEGQAYDDLAQLLLQDPAIQAVGQDGNGQIVALRYDAVTPSVAGRSAIPEQSAVDASAIAAQFGNGITFKDLDAPIESTAAHEVLGGAGYAATDGVNVGLCSVGFSAWNSSGDPALVTAGHCTGDGLFTDAVLTQPAGDDAHVPGASIGDAAQPSDILGTIGFSQFGGVGNTPGAANSASSTDVAVIDNVNPALELSPSVTGWGSAAAAANDLSQSVATTITSVGVGKVGDPVSRSGRTTGLKSSRITWEKMWFKVIDPDFPTDESKARNVYGFGSEGLIADSGDSGGAAFSGTKAIGLVSASKVGQGPDDITLVADLGTALANTSGYTLQLAVDAPALTSPAAGGDVPLGSAITGTGPASTTLLVTPAGGAAFEVAIGVDGKWSIPTTTLGAYDFTVQAKNGQFNFSAVNSYSVNVVLGAPVITSPANGTTPFDSVKSIGGTGAPGAVVTMAGDASGTATVDSSGNWSIPVDLSYGDYAVSVSQVFGGESSAVVTSAFEVVPTVAVVTSPANGSKIALADVPEYIEGIGAPEAMLHMYITGGRFDEPTASGHASLEFDTFDQNHSDGTWVYRMPSLTPGDYTIHVTQYVTSEIKTTSASTFSVTGVVVPPKDQTPGDNNGRLATTGEADAPLGVAVLLMLTVGAGAVAFSRRRSAGASL